In the Bacillus amyloliquefaciens DSM 7 = ATCC 23350 genome, ACTTTCTTGAGCATATGTTTTTTAAAGGAACAAATACGAGATCCGCACGGGAAATCGCAGAATCCTTCGATCGGATAGGCGGTCAAGTGAATGCCTTCACTTCAAAAGAATATACGTGCTATTACGCCAAAGTGCTGGATGAACATGCAAACTACGCACTTGACGTGCTGGCCGATATGTTCTTTCATTCTGCTTTTGATGAAGATGAACTCAAAAAAGAAAAGAACGTCGTATATGAAGAAATTAAGATGTATGAAGACGCGCCGGATGACATTGTCCACGATCTGCTGAGCAAAGCGACATACGGAAATCATTCGCTCGGCTACCCGATACTCGGGACGGAGGAAACGCTTTCTGCTTTTAACGGTGATTCTCTCAGACAGCATATGGATAACTTTTACACACCGGACCGCGTCGTCATTTCTGTCGCCGGAAATGTAACAGAACAATTTATTAAAGACGTGGAGAAATGGTTCGGTACATACGAAGCAAAGGGCAAGGCAAGCGGTATCAGCCAGCCTGAGTTTCATTATGAAAAGCTGACCAGAAAAAAAGACACCGAACAGGCGCATCTCTGCCTCGGTTTTAAAGGCCTGAAAGTCGGAGACCCGGACATCTACGATTTAATCGTCTTAAACAACGTGCTGGGCGGAAGCATGAGCAGCCGTCTTTTCCAGGATGTGCGTGAAGATAAAGGACTGGCCTATTCTGTATACAGCTATCACAGTTCCTATGAAGACAGCGGTATGCTGACGATTTATGGAGGCACCGGCGCTAATCAGCTCGGGCTTCTGTCTGAAACCATTCAAGAAACGTTATCGGTTCTAAAACGTGACGGCATTACCCCGAAAGAACTGGAAAACAGCAAAGAGCAAATGAA is a window encoding:
- a CDS encoding M16 family metallopeptidase, whose product is MIKRYTCQNGVRVVLENNPTVRSVAIGVWIGTGSRHETPDTNGISHFLEHMFFKGTNTRSAREIAESFDRIGGQVNAFTSKEYTCYYAKVLDEHANYALDVLADMFFHSAFDEDELKKEKNVVYEEIKMYEDAPDDIVHDLLSKATYGNHSLGYPILGTEETLSAFNGDSLRQHMDNFYTPDRVVISVAGNVTEQFIKDVEKWFGTYEAKGKASGISQPEFHYEKLTRKKDTEQAHLCLGFKGLKVGDPDIYDLIVLNNVLGGSMSSRLFQDVREDKGLAYSVYSYHSSYEDSGMLTIYGGTGANQLGLLSETIQETLSVLKRDGITPKELENSKEQMKGSLMLSLESTNSKMSRNGKNELLLGKHKTMDEIIAELNAVSLESVNGLSRRLFTDDYALSLISPTGNMPASS